The proteins below come from a single uncultured Dethiosulfovibrio sp. genomic window:
- a CDS encoding ABC transporter permease, translating to MFRFIVKRLIQLVLVLFVVSLIVFVFTSVMGNPVYLMVRENATEAEIQAVVQYLGLDKPLPVQYGIFLKNAFQGNFGKSYMYHLPALGLIMERFPATLEIVVVALLLSASLGIPLGVLSGAYPKSKFSQGIMAFSIAGISMPSFWIGMVMIFFFSLYLGVLPVSGRGDVGTIFGINTSLATVNGWQHIILPSITLALGNVATIIRLTRSGMQENMRQDYVRFARAKGVPRRKVLFGHALKNTLIPVVTIFGLQMGSLIAFTTITETIFAWPGMGKLLIDAINSADRPIIAAYILFVAVMFVFINFIVDILYVFIDPRIDLQ from the coding sequence GTGTTCCGGTTTATAGTGAAGAGACTGATTCAGCTGGTGCTGGTCCTTTTCGTGGTCTCGTTGATAGTGTTCGTCTTCACCAGCGTCATGGGGAATCCGGTCTACCTCATGGTGAGAGAGAACGCCACCGAGGCGGAGATACAGGCGGTAGTGCAGTATCTTGGGCTAGACAAGCCACTACCGGTGCAGTACGGCATATTCCTTAAAAACGCCTTTCAGGGCAATTTCGGCAAGTCCTATATGTATCACCTGCCGGCGTTGGGGCTCATAATGGAGCGTTTTCCAGCCACACTGGAGATAGTCGTGGTGGCACTGCTCCTCTCCGCCTCCTTGGGGATCCCCCTTGGGGTGCTCTCAGGAGCATATCCAAAGAGCAAATTCAGCCAGGGGATCATGGCCTTCTCCATAGCGGGTATCTCCATGCCGTCCTTCTGGATAGGGATGGTGATGATATTTTTCTTCAGCCTCTACCTCGGGGTGCTTCCGGTCTCCGGTCGAGGGGACGTAGGGACTATTTTCGGCATAAACACCAGCCTAGCCACGGTCAACGGCTGGCAGCACATAATACTGCCCTCCATCACACTGGCTCTGGGCAACGTGGCGACTATCATAAGGCTGACCAGGTCGGGGATGCAGGAGAACATGAGACAGGACTACGTCCGTTTCGCCAGGGCTAAGGGAGTTCCCAGGAGAAAGGTCCTGTTCGGACACGCCCTTAAAAATACCCTTATACCGGTTGTGACTATCTTCGGCCTTCAGATGGGGAGCCTCATCGCCTTCACTACCATCACAGAGACCATATTCGCCTGGCCTGGCATGGGAAAGCTCCTTATAGACGCCATCAACAGCGCCGACAGGCCCATAATAGCGGCCTACATACTCTTCGTGGCGGTTATGTTCGTCTTTATAAATTTCATAGTGGACATTCTTTACGTCTTTATCGATCCTAGGATCGATCTTCAGTAG
- a CDS encoding ABC transporter substrate-binding protein yields MQKNAEKGGIDIVKKRIAGFIGTALLVSSMAATAMGASREVVIALAGDAYSLDPYPLNETITNALNFHMFESLVAPDRNLQPEPSLAESWDISEDSKTWTFHLREGVKFHNGNDFTADDVIFSFDRSKVKEGSAFTYCLSTVESYKKIDDYTVEVVCKAPNALLLAHLKDLAILDKETCEGKENDWIALNPVGTGRYKLIEHVRGDRLVFGRNDSYWGELPQAEKVTFKPITNEGTRTANMLSGAVDLVVDVPVRDVKILERNKKIKILTEPSMRVIYLNLAGWSDAPSKDAASPLKSPDGTNPLKDRRVREAIYRAINEDEIVDKIMNGFAIPAATYIPEGFNGYNPDVARLGYDAKLAEKLLDEAGYPRQKDGYRFEITLDASNDRYINDGAIASAVAGYLEKVGIKVNLNLMSRTVFFSYISANNRNGDNTHFCMTGWADSGGESALMALDMIYSITQDGPVKEGYGGVNRGYYLNPEADSLIDLAMATADPAERDGIMRKVWAMAAEDVSYIPLHFQEDIYAHNSRIEYQPRKNKYVYAWDIEFKD; encoded by the coding sequence ATGCAAAAAAACGCAGAAAAGGGAGGAATAGACATCGTGAAGAAGAGAATCGCCGGTTTTATCGGAACGGCCCTGCTGGTATCGTCGATGGCAGCGACAGCTATGGGAGCTTCCAGGGAGGTGGTTATCGCACTAGCGGGGGACGCCTACTCGCTGGATCCATATCCACTCAACGAGACCATCACAAACGCCCTGAATTTCCATATGTTCGAGAGCCTGGTGGCGCCGGACAGGAACCTTCAGCCAGAGCCCTCTTTAGCGGAAAGCTGGGACATATCGGAGGACTCAAAGACCTGGACCTTCCATCTCAGGGAGGGAGTCAAATTCCACAACGGCAACGACTTCACCGCCGACGACGTGATATTTTCCTTCGATCGGTCCAAGGTGAAAGAGGGATCGGCCTTCACCTACTGTCTTTCGACTGTGGAGAGCTACAAAAAGATCGACGACTACACGGTGGAGGTCGTCTGCAAGGCGCCTAACGCCCTTCTGTTGGCCCATCTTAAGGACCTCGCCATATTGGACAAGGAGACCTGCGAGGGCAAGGAGAACGACTGGATAGCCCTTAATCCCGTGGGGACGGGCAGGTATAAGCTGATAGAGCACGTCAGAGGCGATAGGCTTGTATTCGGTCGTAACGATTCCTACTGGGGAGAGCTTCCCCAGGCGGAGAAGGTAACTTTTAAACCCATCACCAACGAGGGTACCAGAACCGCCAACATGCTCTCCGGTGCGGTGGACCTGGTGGTGGACGTGCCAGTCAGGGACGTTAAGATCCTGGAGAGAAACAAGAAGATAAAGATCCTCACCGAGCCCAGCATGAGGGTGATATACCTGAACCTGGCAGGCTGGAGCGACGCTCCCTCAAAGGACGCTGCGTCGCCTCTGAAATCCCCAGACGGAACCAATCCCCTCAAGGACCGCAGGGTGAGGGAGGCTATATACCGAGCCATCAACGAGGACGAGATAGTGGATAAGATAATGAACGGTTTCGCCATACCGGCGGCTACCTATATCCCCGAGGGCTTCAACGGCTACAACCCGGACGTCGCAAGGCTGGGCTACGACGCTAAGCTGGCGGAGAAGCTGCTTGACGAGGCGGGCTATCCGAGGCAGAAGGACGGATACAGATTTGAGATCACCTTAGACGCCTCCAACGACCGCTATATCAACGACGGAGCCATAGCCAGCGCAGTAGCAGGATACCTTGAGAAAGTGGGCATAAAGGTGAACCTCAACCTCATGTCCAGGACGGTGTTCTTCTCCTATATAAGCGCAAACAACCGCAACGGCGACAACACCCACTTCTGCATGACCGGATGGGCCGACTCAGGCGGCGAGAGCGCCCTTATGGCTCTGGATATGATCTACAGCATCACCCAGGACGGCCCGGTCAAAGAAGGCTACGGCGGGGTTAACAGGGGCTACTACCTCAACCCCGAGGCGGACTCACTCATAGACCTAGCGATGGCTACAGCGGATCCCGCTGAGAGAGACGGCATAATGCGCAAGGTATGGGCCATGGCTGCGGAGGACGTGTCCTATATCCCCCTTCACTTCCAGGAGGATATATACGCCCACAACAGCCGTATAGAGTACCAGCCCAGGAAGAACAAGTACGTCTACGCCTGGGACATCGAGTTTAAGGACTAG
- a CDS encoding amino acid permease, with product MSVFTVCMMTVAAVVSLRGLPMMAKEGLPMIFYILFATVMFLLPASLVAAELGGAFSGKGGGVYTWVKEAFGSRWGFTAIWLQWIQNVVWYPTVLAFAASALAYLFMKPELASDGVYTGTVILVCYWGATFLALAGSDVASSVTKYGVLVGTVLPGILIIALGAMWVIQGNPLQFLEASGGGAHVHPRFFPHITGLGSIAFLAGIILLFAGVEVQAVHASDMEDPGKQYPASMFMAAGIIFLIFILGSLAVAAAIPADKISLTAGLMQAFQLLLEKFKLGFLTPVIGLLLAFGSIGSVMSWISGPSRGLLETARQGELPPVMAKVNKKGVQSTILMLQAVVVSLLAGLYFIMTDVSVAFFVLSAMTATLYLVMYILMYATAIKLRITRPDLPRSYKIPGGVPGICTVAGLGLAGVIFALVVGFFPPTNLPVGNPVLYVGLVAGGLVTFVGMPLIINSLKKPEWKQGGKA from the coding sequence ATGTCAGTTTTTACCGTCTGTATGATGACAGTGGCAGCGGTGGTAAGCCTTCGTGGTCTCCCCATGATGGCAAAGGAAGGCCTTCCGATGATCTTCTACATCCTTTTCGCCACCGTGATGTTCCTTCTTCCCGCCTCCTTGGTGGCTGCGGAGCTTGGAGGGGCCTTCAGCGGCAAAGGGGGCGGGGTCTACACATGGGTCAAAGAAGCCTTCGGCTCAAGATGGGGATTCACAGCGATATGGCTCCAGTGGATTCAGAACGTAGTATGGTATCCCACCGTGTTGGCTTTCGCCGCCAGCGCCTTGGCCTATCTGTTCATGAAGCCCGAGCTAGCCAGCGACGGCGTGTACACCGGCACGGTGATACTGGTGTGCTACTGGGGAGCCACCTTTTTGGCCCTCGCAGGGTCCGACGTCGCCAGTTCGGTGACAAAGTACGGTGTTTTGGTAGGAACCGTCCTGCCTGGCATACTGATAATCGCCCTAGGAGCCATGTGGGTAATACAGGGAAACCCCCTACAGTTTCTGGAGGCCTCCGGTGGGGGAGCACACGTCCATCCTAGATTTTTCCCCCACATCACCGGCCTTGGCAGCATCGCCTTTCTCGCCGGTATCATCCTGCTTTTTGCTGGGGTCGAGGTTCAGGCGGTTCACGCCAGCGATATGGAGGATCCGGGCAAACAGTACCCAGCCAGCATGTTCATGGCGGCTGGAATCATCTTCCTCATCTTCATTTTAGGATCCCTCGCCGTCGCTGCGGCGATCCCGGCGGATAAGATCAGTCTCACAGCTGGATTAATGCAGGCCTTTCAGCTGTTGCTCGAGAAGTTCAAACTGGGTTTTCTTACCCCGGTGATAGGTCTTCTGCTGGCCTTCGGCAGCATCGGAAGCGTTATGTCCTGGATCAGCGGTCCAAGCCGTGGCCTTCTTGAGACCGCCAGACAGGGGGAGCTCCCACCTGTAATGGCGAAGGTTAACAAAAAAGGCGTCCAGAGCACTATCCTGATGCTCCAAGCTGTGGTGGTAAGCCTCCTGGCGGGACTCTACTTTATTATGACCGACGTCAGCGTGGCTTTCTTCGTCCTGTCCGCCATGACCGCTACACTGTACCTGGTTATGTACATCCTGATGTACGCCACCGCCATCAAGCTCAGGATCACCAGACCGGACCTGCCCAGATCCTACAAGATCCCTGGAGGAGTTCCTGGCATATGTACCGTTGCGGGACTTGGTCTGGCGGGGGTTATATTCGCCCTGGTGGTGGGATTCTTCCCGCCGACAAACCTCCCCGTCGGAAACCCGGTTCTATACGTGGGCCTTGTCGCCGGAGGCTTAGTGACCTTCGTGGGAATGCCTTTGATAATCAACTCGCTTAAAAAACCTGAATGGAAACAGGGCGGCAAAGCCTAA
- a CDS encoding glutamate decarboxylase — translation MPLHRRKTTENGLFDDRYAASDAESNVPRFHFPEEQRDPRNVYQLVHDELMLDGNSRQNLATFCQTWVDPEIHKLMDECVDKNMIDKDEYPQTAELESRCVHMLADLWNAPEAEQTLGCSTTGSSEAAMLGGMALKWRWRKKRTAEGKPTDKPNLVTGPVQVCWHKFARYWDVELREIPLEKGRLLMNPEEVLKRCDENTIGVVPTLGVTFTCQYEPVKEISDALDKLQADTGLDIPIHVDGASGGFLAPFVDPDLEWDFRLPRVKSINSSGHKFGLAPLGVGWVVWRDKGDLDEDLIFWVNYLGGNMPCFALNFSRPGGQIVAQYYNFLRLGKEGYRRIHQACYDTALKLSEKIGAMGPFDIIYDGRGGIPALSWSIKEGTNPGFTLYDLSDRLRSRGWQVAAYSMPPHREDLVVMRILVRHGFSLDLGNLFLGDLRRCLDYFEKNPVTVPLTESESGGYKH, via the coding sequence ATGCCATTACACAGAAGGAAGACCACGGAAAACGGCCTGTTCGACGACCGCTACGCTGCCAGCGATGCGGAGTCTAACGTACCTCGCTTTCATTTCCCCGAGGAACAGAGGGACCCAAGGAACGTATACCAGCTTGTACACGACGAACTGATGCTCGACGGTAACTCCAGACAGAACCTGGCCACCTTCTGTCAGACCTGGGTGGACCCTGAGATCCACAAACTCATGGACGAGTGCGTTGACAAAAACATGATCGACAAGGACGAATATCCTCAGACCGCCGAGCTTGAATCCCGGTGCGTCCACATGCTCGCCGATCTGTGGAATGCCCCGGAGGCTGAGCAGACCTTGGGCTGTTCCACGACAGGGTCCAGCGAGGCCGCCATGCTCGGAGGTATGGCATTAAAGTGGCGTTGGCGTAAAAAACGGACTGCCGAGGGCAAGCCCACCGACAAGCCCAACCTGGTCACCGGGCCGGTGCAGGTCTGCTGGCACAAGTTCGCCCGTTATTGGGACGTAGAGCTGAGGGAGATTCCTCTGGAGAAAGGTCGGCTCCTGATGAACCCGGAGGAAGTCCTCAAACGCTGCGACGAGAACACCATCGGAGTGGTCCCAACACTGGGTGTTACCTTCACCTGCCAGTACGAGCCGGTCAAGGAAATAAGCGACGCCCTGGACAAGCTCCAGGCGGACACAGGGCTGGACATACCTATCCATGTCGACGGCGCCAGCGGAGGCTTCTTGGCTCCCTTCGTGGATCCGGATCTTGAATGGGACTTCCGGCTTCCGAGGGTAAAATCCATCAACAGCTCGGGGCACAAGTTCGGCCTTGCCCCTCTCGGAGTGGGCTGGGTCGTATGGCGGGACAAAGGTGACCTGGACGAAGACCTCATATTCTGGGTCAACTACCTAGGGGGAAACATGCCCTGCTTTGCCCTCAACTTCTCCCGTCCCGGAGGCCAGATAGTGGCCCAATACTACAACTTCCTCCGTCTCGGCAAAGAGGGATATCGCCGGATCCACCAGGCCTGTTACGACACGGCCCTAAAACTGTCGGAGAAGATAGGGGCCATGGGGCCCTTCGATATCATCTACGACGGAAGGGGAGGAATCCCAGCCCTGAGCTGGAGCATCAAAGAGGGAACCAACCCCGGTTTTACCCTCTACGATCTCTCCGATAGGCTTCGCAGCAGGGGATGGCAGGTGGCCGCCTACTCAATGCCGCCTCACCGTGAGGACTTGGTCGTGATGCGCATACTGGTGCGCCACGGATTCAGCCTCGACCTGGGGAACCTGTTCCTAGGTGACCTCCGTCGTTGTCTCGACTACTTCGAGAAAAACCCTGTGACCGTTCCTCTGACTGAAAGCGAGAGCGGGGGGTATAAACACTAG
- a CDS encoding phenylacetate--CoA ligase, which translates to MTGAKPEFSGLKNALKRVWEVKGVYYRRMAEMGISPDDVNSMEDFQFLPLTTKEDIRDSYPTGMMACDQAKVVRFHASSGTTGKPTVVPYSAKDLDIWTQCMAQCLRTAGVTEKDVFQVILGYGLFTGALGFHYGAEAVGAAVVPTGGGFTDRQLTLMEDLGTTVFTSTPSYALHLCEEIEARGIRDRLKLRLAILGGEAWTEAMRDEIESRLGVVALNSYGLSEILGPGVAMECPDKVGMHFNDGHFFVEILDEAGRPLPVGEEGEIVITSFTKEAFPLIRYRTRDLGRLVEARCSCGRSGLMLDRVKGRNDDMLIIRGVNVFPSQIEAALGQVPGLTLNYIIEVEEKGHLKDMTVLCESRDFLDPAQGKELFNRSSSRLKEILGIRVNFRLLEPGTLDRSTGKAVRLRKVS; encoded by the coding sequence ATGACAGGAGCTAAGCCGGAGTTCAGCGGTCTGAAGAATGCCCTCAAAAGAGTGTGGGAGGTGAAGGGCGTCTATTACCGCAGGATGGCCGAGATGGGTATTAGCCCTGACGACGTCAACTCCATGGAGGACTTTCAGTTCCTTCCTCTGACCACCAAAGAGGACATCAGGGACAGCTACCCCACCGGGATGATGGCCTGCGACCAGGCCAAGGTGGTCAGGTTTCACGCCTCTTCCGGCACGACGGGAAAGCCCACGGTGGTTCCCTACTCCGCAAAGGATCTGGATATATGGACCCAGTGCATGGCCCAGTGTTTGAGGACCGCCGGGGTCACGGAGAAAGACGTATTTCAGGTCATACTTGGCTACGGCCTGTTCACCGGGGCCCTGGGATTTCACTACGGAGCCGAGGCGGTCGGTGCGGCGGTGGTCCCAACAGGAGGGGGCTTCACCGACAGGCAGCTGACTCTGATGGAGGACCTAGGGACCACGGTCTTCACCAGCACCCCGTCCTACGCCCTTCACCTGTGCGAGGAGATAGAGGCCAGAGGCATAAGGGACAGGCTAAAGCTGAGGCTGGCTATCTTAGGGGGGGAGGCCTGGACCGAGGCCATGAGGGACGAGATAGAGTCCAGGCTAGGTGTGGTGGCCCTGAACTCCTACGGCCTTTCGGAGATACTGGGGCCAGGGGTCGCTATGGAATGCCCCGACAAGGTTGGGATGCACTTTAACGACGGCCACTTCTTCGTCGAGATACTGGACGAGGCCGGGAGACCCCTTCCGGTAGGGGAGGAAGGGGAGATAGTCATAACCTCCTTCACCAAAGAGGCCTTCCCCCTGATCCGCTACAGGACAAGAGACCTGGGGAGGCTGGTGGAGGCCCGGTGTTCCTGCGGAAGGTCCGGCCTTATGCTGGACAGGGTCAAGGGAAGAAACGACGACATGCTGATAATCAGAGGGGTAAATGTCTTCCCCTCCCAGATCGAGGCGGCCTTGGGACAGGTTCCGGGGCTTACGCTGAACTACATCATAGAGGTCGAGGAAAAGGGCCATCTCAAGGATATGACGGTCCTCTGCGAATCCAGAGACTTTCTCGATCCCGCCCAGGGTAAGGAGCTTTTCAACCGCTCTTCCTCCAGGCTAAAAGAGATTCTAGGGATAAGGGTGAACTTCCGTCTTCTTGAGCCGGGCACCTTGGACAGATCTACCGGCAAAGCGGTAAGACTGAGAAAAGTAAGCTGA
- a CDS encoding dihydrofolate reductase family protein, producing MNTSKRPVTTLFMLSTVDGKISTGSSDLLDVDSDFPKIEGVREGLYQYYEIERTTDLWSLNSGRVQAKIGANERTCLERTPVSFVMIDNANMSDRGIRYFCALSKEFFLVTTNDIHPAYSVKEKNLHIIYQPELNLKKMLETLYVKHGCERVTIQTGGTLNGLFLREKLLDYIDVVFAPVLAGGKDTPTLIDGVSLVSTDELAKLGVLALESCDVLKNSYVRLRYKVIG from the coding sequence ATGAACACATCGAAACGACCGGTAACGACCCTCTTCATGCTCTCGACGGTAGATGGGAAAATAAGTACCGGATCCTCGGATTTACTGGACGTCGATAGCGATTTTCCGAAAATAGAAGGAGTTAGAGAGGGACTATACCAATATTACGAGATAGAGAGGACCACCGACCTTTGGTCACTCAACTCCGGCCGGGTACAGGCTAAAATTGGGGCTAACGAAAGAACGTGCCTCGAAAGGACTCCGGTGTCCTTCGTAATGATAGACAACGCCAACATGTCCGATAGAGGCATAAGGTACTTCTGCGCCCTATCCAAGGAGTTCTTCCTCGTGACAACCAACGATATCCATCCAGCCTACTCGGTGAAGGAGAAGAACCTTCACATAATTTATCAGCCTGAACTGAACCTTAAGAAAATGTTGGAGACACTGTATGTAAAGCACGGATGCGAGAGGGTAACGATACAGACCGGAGGTACGCTAAACGGCCTTTTTCTGAGGGAAAAGCTCCTTGACTATATCGACGTGGTGTTTGCCCCGGTCCTAGCAGGAGGAAAGGACACCCCGACCTTGATAGACGGGGTGTCCCTGGTCTCCACCGATGAGCTTGCAAAATTGGGCGTGCTAGCCCTCGAAAGCTGTGACGTCCTGAAGAATTCATACGTGAGGCTACGATACAAGGTAATAGGGTGA
- a CDS encoding ABC transporter ATP-binding protein produces the protein MEQAIIEVSGLGKSFGAVQAVKDLSFQVFKGEIFGFLGPNGAGETTTINMLTGLARPDTGTITIGSTDCTSDRTSVQHLMGIVPDESSLYPELTGFENLCFCGALYGMRKSDREVKAKELLERVGLSEAGKRRFGGYSKGMARRLSIAAGVIHEPPILFLDEPTTGIDVMSAKTVRSMLKELNDRGTTVFIQGVSLDFASYCIMRHLF, from the coding sequence ATGGAACAGGCGATAATAGAGGTCTCCGGCCTGGGGAAGTCCTTCGGGGCGGTGCAGGCTGTGAAGGACCTGTCTTTCCAGGTGTTCAAAGGGGAGATATTCGGCTTTCTAGGGCCCAACGGGGCGGGGGAGACAACCACTATCAACATGTTGACAGGTCTTGCAAGGCCCGATACTGGGACCATAACCATAGGGTCTACGGACTGCACCTCCGACAGGACGTCGGTCCAGCACCTCATGGGTATAGTTCCCGACGAGAGCTCCCTCTACCCCGAGCTTACGGGGTTTGAGAACCTGTGTTTCTGCGGCGCCCTCTACGGAATGAGGAAGAGTGACAGGGAAGTAAAGGCCAAGGAGCTGTTGGAGAGGGTTGGGCTTTCAGAAGCTGGGAAACGTCGTTTCGGCGGCTATTCAAAGGGGATGGCCAGGCGGTTGTCCATAGCGGCGGGGGTGATCCACGAGCCGCCTATACTGTTTTTAGACGAGCCCACCACAGGCATAGACGTTATGAGCGCCAAGACCGTTCGATCTATGCTCAAGGAGCTCAACGACCGTGGGACCACGGTTTTCATACAGGGGGTCTCGCTTGACTTTGCAAGCTATTGTATCATGCGACATCTATTTTGA
- a CDS encoding type II restriction endonuclease: MKISSLFSGFFAKYLSSVDANPRTSNQHEINSNKMTVFLGTPEGEEKVYFEGNLIYIPEKGDPLFSKTVLTWYDTRAKNEYRSAEYRLYYANCEATQKMSEGDFIVIARRKDITNEVVIAITPRESSAEQQLRYLFGIEDTPENIQRQPVSKDLTPDKRDFSFVEDQILQAIGIEIQQPLLADLPSDILEKMIDRFNGSFPKTKDFSEFARSTLEEVTTKETNPDKLFTLWFEREELLFRKLEEYIVSQRIGNKFKSVDDFISYSLSVHNRRKSRAGYAAENHLEAIFIRKNIHFSRGQTTEGKSKPDFIFPGISEYRDNSYPSAKLTMLGSKTTCKDRWRQILTEAERIPHKHLFTIQPSITTEQTDEMKASNVSLVLPLALHKTYKEKQQKDILSLGKFIEEVISKR; the protein is encoded by the coding sequence ATGAAAATAAGTAGCCTTTTTTCTGGCTTTTTCGCAAAATACCTTAGTTCTGTGGATGCGAATCCAAGGACTTCAAATCAACATGAAATAAACTCAAACAAAATGACTGTTTTTCTTGGGACCCCTGAGGGAGAGGAAAAAGTTTATTTTGAAGGTAATTTAATTTATATTCCTGAAAAAGGAGACCCTCTATTCAGCAAAACAGTTCTTACATGGTACGATACAAGAGCTAAGAATGAGTACAGAAGCGCTGAATACAGACTGTACTATGCAAACTGCGAGGCTACTCAGAAAATGTCCGAGGGGGATTTCATCGTTATCGCAAGACGAAAAGATATCACAAATGAAGTCGTTATTGCCATCACTCCGAGAGAGAGCTCTGCAGAGCAACAACTTCGCTATTTATTTGGAATCGAAGATACTCCCGAAAATATACAGAGGCAACCTGTCTCCAAAGATCTAACTCCTGACAAACGAGACTTTTCTTTCGTTGAAGATCAGATTCTTCAGGCTATCGGAATTGAAATACAACAGCCATTGCTAGCAGACCTCCCATCCGATATACTTGAGAAAATGATAGATCGATTCAATGGCTCATTCCCAAAAACAAAGGATTTCTCAGAATTTGCAAGGTCAACCCTTGAAGAGGTCACCACTAAAGAAACTAACCCTGATAAGCTATTTACACTGTGGTTTGAAAGGGAAGAGCTTCTCTTCAGAAAGCTGGAAGAATACATAGTATCGCAAAGAATAGGTAACAAGTTTAAAAGTGTCGATGATTTTATATCTTATTCACTTTCTGTTCATAATCGTAGGAAGTCTAGGGCTGGGTATGCGGCAGAAAATCACCTAGAAGCCATTTTTATTCGCAAAAACATCCATTTCTCTAGGGGGCAAACCACCGAAGGAAAATCAAAACCAGATTTTATTTTTCCTGGAATATCCGAATACCGTGATAATAGCTACCCTTCTGCTAAATTGACTATGTTAGGATCAAAAACAACATGTAAGGATAGATGGAGGCAGATTCTTACAGAAGCAGAAAGGATACCACACAAACACCTGTTTACTATTCAGCCTTCCATTACGACAGAGCAAACCGATGAAATGAAAGCAAGCAACGTTAGTCTTGTGCTCCCCTTAGCGTTACATAAAACCTATAAAGAAAAGCAACAAAAAGATATCCTTTCTCTGGGGAAATTCATAGAAGAGGTCATCTCTAAAAGATAA
- the dcm gene encoding DNA (cytosine-5-)-methyltransferase has product MLKSMFTISRAADFIGVSVSTLRRWEKSGDLIPDARDLKTGYRYYSKRNINEFKKKKYCLSSKLKVELNNKKYKFNFIDLFAGIGGIRLGFERYGGTCVFSSEIDKYAQLTYEYIFGDKPHGDIYETPLSKIPSHEILLGGFPCQPFSIAGVSKYGSLGWDHGFKHKTKGNLFFKIAEILDSKRPEAFLLENVKNLRSHDSGKTWKVIYETLTKELGYNVEAKIIDARGLVPQHRERIFIAGFRESVSFSWPEIPDLEPSIGDILDDDVDDKYVLSDHMWDYLQRYAEKHRMKGNGFGFGLVNHDGVARTLSARYHKDGSEILIPLLGKNPRRLTPAECSRLMGFSQFNEKYEKPVVSDTQAYRQFGNAVVPPIIAYIARQMLSALYDK; this is encoded by the coding sequence ATGTTAAAGTCTATGTTTACAATATCTAGGGCAGCTGACTTTATTGGAGTTAGCGTTTCTACTCTTCGCCGATGGGAAAAGAGCGGAGATCTTATACCAGATGCTCGTGACTTAAAAACAGGATACAGATATTACTCTAAACGAAATATCAATGAATTTAAGAAAAAAAAATATTGTCTTAGTTCTAAGTTGAAGGTTGAGTTGAATAATAAAAAATACAAATTTAATTTTATAGACCTTTTTGCAGGCATTGGTGGTATTCGCCTCGGCTTTGAGAGGTATGGTGGAACTTGTGTTTTTTCATCTGAAATAGATAAATATGCCCAATTGACCTATGAGTATATTTTTGGTGATAAGCCCCATGGTGATATTTATGAAACACCCTTGTCTAAAATTCCTTCTCATGAAATACTTTTGGGGGGGTTCCCTTGCCAGCCTTTTTCTATTGCTGGAGTAAGTAAATATGGTAGCCTAGGGTGGGATCATGGTTTTAAACACAAAACAAAAGGGAACCTTTTTTTTAAAATCGCTGAAATTTTAGACTCTAAAAGACCAGAGGCATTTTTACTTGAAAACGTAAAAAATCTTAGGTCACATGACTCTGGGAAAACATGGAAAGTTATTTACGAAACATTAACTAAGGAGCTTGGATATAATGTGGAGGCAAAGATTATCGATGCAAGAGGACTAGTCCCTCAACATAGAGAGAGAATCTTTATTGCAGGTTTTCGTGAATCAGTTTCTTTTTCGTGGCCAGAAATCCCAGATCTCGAGCCTAGCATTGGAGATATATTAGATGATGATGTGGATGATAAATATGTACTGTCAGATCATATGTGGGATTATCTACAGAGATATGCAGAGAAACATCGCATGAAAGGTAATGGATTTGGCTTTGGCCTTGTGAATCATGACGGAGTTGCGCGAACTTTATCTGCTAGATACCATAAAGATGGCTCAGAAATACTTATTCCTTTGCTAGGGAAAAACCCAAGACGTTTAACACCTGCAGAATGCTCAAGGCTAATGGGGTTCAGTCAATTCAATGAAAAATACGAGAAGCCTGTGGTTAGTGATACTCAGGCCTATCGCCAGTTTGGCAATGCCGTAGTACCCCCTATTATTGCGTACATAGCAAGACAGATGCTCAGCGCTCTGTATGACAAATAG